The Cannabis sativa cultivar Pink pepper isolate KNU-18-1 chromosome 8, ASM2916894v1, whole genome shotgun sequence genomic interval AGGTCAGCTTCTAATCAAGGGTTTTGTCtgtactgttttatttgattcgggtgctACTCGATCTTATGTGTCATCAAGAGTTCTTGATCAGCTTGATAGACCTAGTGATATTTTTGAGACGGGGTTTGGGAccctgttgcctaatggggAATTAGTTATTTCAAGAAAGTGGGTTAGATCAGTgttaattagaattgaagataAAGAAATGAGCGCTGATCTTGTGGACTTACCATTGGTCGAGTTCGACATCATACTTGGTATGGACTTTTTGTCTAAATAttctgctagtattgattgtaaacgaAAAATGGTAACTTTTGAACCGCAGAATGAGGAACCATTTGTCTTTGTTGGTTCGGTCCAAGGTTCTCGTGTTCCAAGAATCTCAGCATTGAAAGCTAGGGATTTGCTACGCAGTGGATGTGTTggatttctagcagtggtaGTGGATTCCAGTAAACATGTATTACTTGGACCCGAAGAGTATAAGTGGTTAAAGAATTCCTGGATGTATTTCCAGAAGAATTAcctgggttaccacctcagcgagagaTAGATTTCATCATTGATTTGATTCTTGGAGCAGAACCTGTTTCGAAAGCACCCTATCGAATGGCACCTGCTGAGTTAAAGGAACTGAAGATACAACTTCAAGGGATGCTGGATCTAGGGTTCACTCGGCCTAGTgcgtcaccttggggagctccagttctgtttgtaaagaagaaagatgggaCTCTTCGGATGTGTATCGACTATCGGGAGCTGAATAAGTTAACTGTTAAAGATAAATATCCTTTGCCTAGAATTGACGATctatttgatcaacttcagggcaaaaTGGTATTTTCTAAGATTGACATGAGGTCTggatatcatcagttgagaattcgagaggaggatattccaaAGACAGCCTTCCGAAccaggtatggtcattatgaattcctggttatgtcgtttggattAACAAATGCTCcggcagcctttatggatctcatgaatagggtattcaaggatttcctcgataattttgtaattgtgtttatcgacgatattcttgtatactctcggtcagtagcagaacatgagcaacatcttcgaatggttatgcagcgacttagagatcatAAGCTCTATggaaagttcaaaaagtgtgagttctggctgtCACAAGTGTCCTTTTTGGGACATATTGTTGGGAAAGAcgggattatggttgatccagggaAGATTGAGGCGGTAAAAAATTGGCCTAGACCTAAAACAGTcactgaaattcgaagtttCCTCAGTTTAGCGGGTTATTATCGACGTTTTGTGGAAGGTTTTTCCAAGATTGCAATGCCGTTATCCGAGTTAACTAGGAAGAACCAGTGATTTATATGGTCAGGtaagtgtgaaaagagttttcaagagctgaagcaacggttgattacagctcctgtCCTTGCCCTGCCATCTGATCAAGAGaagtttgtggtgtattgtgatgcatcaagGCAAGGTTTGGGCTGTGTGTTAATGCGGTGCATAGCGTCATAGCCTATGCTTCTCgacaattgaaagattatgagcagcgttacccaactcacgacttggaacttgcagcagtgttgttcgccttgaaaatttggcgacattacttaTATGGTGAAAGGTGTAAGATATATACTGACCACaaaagtctcaagtactttttcactcagaaggatctgaacatgaggcagagaaggtggttagagTTGGTGaaagactatgactgtgaaatcctgtatcaccctggaaaggcaaatgttgtggctgatgcctTAAGTCGAAAAGGACCTGATCAGATATCCAACATGGTCATGATTTCTCCTCAGTTAGCCTCAAAGATGACTAGGGCAAACATTGAGTTGGTgactgaaaaattatttaatctgacacttcagtcagatttgttggaaagaatcagagTGGCTCAataagcttaagaaagaaattctggaagaagctcatactaccccttactcattacatccaggaaccaccaaaatgtatcacgATTTGAAGCCATATttttggtggtatgggatgaagaggGATGTGGATTACGTCACTAAgtgcttaacctgtcagcaaatgAAAGCCGAGCATCAATGACCGGCAGGGTTACTTCAGCCATTaacacttccagaatggaagtggaaAGACATTgcgatggactttgtggttagcttgcctagaaccacaagaatgtacgactcagtttgggtCGTGGTGGATCGCTTTACAAAGTCAACGCATTTCTTACTTGTTAATGTAACCTATATAGTAGAGcagtatgctgatttgtatataaaggaaattgttcgtcttcatggggTACCGAAATCTATCGTTTCAGATAGAGACCCTAAATTtacatcaaagttttgggtgagtttaCAAAAGGCTATGGGAACTAATCTGAAATTCAGCACAacctttcatcctcaaacagatgggcaaTCTGAGCGAACTATTTAAATGCTTGAAGACTTGTTATGAGCTTGTGTCATGGATTTTGGTTGGTGCCAGGAACTGGACTTCCGGTTGGCAACCGGTCTGCGCTTTTTCCCGAGCCTTAGTTTTTTCCGTTTTTCCGTAATTTAGGGTATTGGCATCCTAATTATCGATAGGGTCAATCTTTGTTTGGATTTTACATCCCCGTTAAGTGTTTCGTGTCTCTCATCGAGTTCTCAATATTATgatttagggccctgtaaagcgtcgagctgcaatttccactcaggctgaccggcacacttgagcacggaacgaggtaagatagcataagaatatatatatgaatgtatgcTTGTTTTTTATGTTTGCACTACTAGCGCTAAATGAATGTGATTTAagagtgttagtatagtgtGACATATTTGTATGGCtacagtgttaccaacacgagtaccaggGGGTACGTTGTGCCTGTGGTACAACGCTTAGTAGTTTCGGGAGTACAATTAAggctctaccaacacgagtacagggttggtactttagtgcattggtacagtagtcgtacttcccttaagaacgttcttatccATTTGGTGAGCTCAATTGTTGAGCTCAGGACGGCTTAATAATAGAGCCGGCAtcgcattatttttatatatatcttgcatatcttactgagtctattggctcatcagtttgctatcttgtgtaggtaaaggaaaagtaAAGCTGGAGGAACATTGAGATAGAGCTCGgcagtgattgtacatatcgtggcagtgcaacctggagggtttcagtcttttactattttggagtctgtattttgatgTTGCATGCTAAccagttttaaaaaaaatattatatgtacatattagtaaaCTGCTTTTcaattgtattttgatactcgggatcccgatccatatatttataaagttataatataacCAAGTTAACTTtagtatttaaaaatatttaaatgcgGGCGTTAcacaaagtgtgcaaataagtcaatctgatgtcttgatctttagatcaagtgtagtatatttgaatccacccaaacttctggaaactagttcataaatacattttataaacatcctttactatatgctttactcatcaagggatactgaaatcctttactattttaaagtacatctgaatgaacagaagacatatctctcatattttaaaatatggaattgagataatagagcgtagacttttcttcaataaaataactttctggtaatttcgaatttacaaagttataattcttccctggtagagcttgaattattatagaatagttcctccacccccaaagtaaccaccatctcataatttcgaatgagttggtgaagatacaaggataactgatatacaattccttaatatctaacatatagatcactttcataaacctttcttgaatatcttctaatgttcgttatttgattatatctcagatagctcccactcaatagcagatgtctggttaaataatgcatttaacctctttattgtttggagagttatctagttgtgacttattagtctgaaactttaagttaagactaagtcatcaacatagcagactagtatttgaagtgcaaaatacatgccagagattaagtaatcaaaattaagataccataaaattttatgaggattaagaattcatagttcaagtcattcgaatagactgaactagagttcttgtatcttattctcatttctcataattctgataagttatatctatccacatgaatggttagatttgcttttcagtagtgttcttaagttccaatcacaagtgtcaacctaatgaagatggctaaagaattttaaaattctcccactcaattaaggtagtgtgaaacattatcaaagaacttttataggtatcaatttttactacaacagtaaaacgaattggaacatacaatcaagatcaaggatttatattgataataactaagtcattatattactaccatgtttaaagaaaatatgtgttacatagggtattgtggagtaaactccacccctaagtatatagagattatgatccacccctaaaggttgtaaagatcatgattctttaAGTGTAATAGAGTTAATGTGGAGTTGAaaataatccagagttcattagatataaaagatcgttgaattgcatagttttcttaacttttctccacccctatcagatcaaaagatctttttattaaacaaattcttaataattgtattagaattaacaattattaataaacatagaaataatttctagtgtttatgtaatctaactctatgaagagttgtaaatattatagaatttgcatcaataataaaaacacttacacatacaaacatataaatataatgtggtaatagataaagtaaatgaagttcaatctcataaattgcaattggtttgaatagaaaattaaaataaaatttattaataaaaaaaatgtattgcaacaatatgagaaaaacagagaTAAAAATCCCtcactaaaattcgaaatccaaattgtctttaaactaaaacaattaattcaaaaaatagataaaagagcttcatcttcatcttggacgacttcaccctttgtccagctttccgatccaactcatctgagttcaagtagcttggcctataagaagaagaaacaaataaacaaagttagtccagaatcataaatctaattggataataattcactaaaactcttaaagttcatagaaagaaataccttgtttctttgcaagaagtttaggacattggggtttccaatgacctttctcattgcagtagaaacactttcctttaagtgtatcaccagaagcagcagcctttttgtttttcatggcttttgcacgcttcttggtgtttttccacttcttcttcgatttgggtttagaagcagaggcaacatttgcttccggtttgaccgtcccattaccattcccaaaattttgaggcttactccctttcttcttgggtcctccaatcaaattttcataagtctgaaggtcattgactaattcatgaaagtctatgtccttcttattcatgacataatttgatgtatagggaagaaatgctggagtcagactattcaagataaggcttacttgagtagtatgatccatttcagcaccatgatcctgggcttcttggaaataacttgccatgaggagaacatgatcacgcacattttgatggggttccatccgtgcattgatatatttcttagtcgcgtcaaagcgagactgaagagatgccctaccgaatagctcagttaacttcgtcattacttcagcagccttttcgattttagaaaaccgagttttaagggtgtcaaccatgctggaaagcataaagtatagagctttgtcatttgctttctgccaacgctcatacttttctttcacagctttggatgcattatcccccggcacttcaggagacggctcagttaacacaaacaaggcactttctcctatgagagcaatattaatgttctcattccattttggaaagttagatccatttagcttattttcagtcaacagtgataacatggaattcatcatgattaaacaggatactacaaaataatagaaaacaataaatagaaatcaataatggtttaacacaaaatcaattcagaaattataagcatatagcatataggaatgataagagaaaatactaaaaaatacaatcctaaataatttccaaggtttttcaacaaactgatatcaatgtcccgtttaggcgagagtcaaagctaccatctattgaatagagttgttagctcatctaaaatgttaaacattctagcaaccttttattcgatcaagattagaatccAGCGTTTTccggtttaggcgagagtcaaggctattctatcttatgagcttctaccattgtttcataatttgcaagtcaaatatggtcgccaccattagggtgatccataccatataaaacacttacaaactacttatctttcgagattaaacggtgcgaaattgctaatgaacgttcctccattagggaggattactcactaaaacaaacgcgatgtaaaaccaacaatggagatcgaatatcttaataataataaagctcattctttaaaatgtattttctttattattctaataaaatatattcatttaattcgaatttagaattaaaaattctaaataagaatttaatttaatatttataaaattatacttagatggtgattgaaataaaatgaattatttccatcttagtagtaattttgaattataaatattaagaaaaattaatttaagttgtattaatttaaattaattagcaacttaaaataaatttttataagaatatatttattgtattttgaaaaataaagtataaaactatattttcgaaatactaaataataaatacttagaaaaaataattcaagcaaaaatatcacctatttagattttcctttgactaattaattcaatttctaataatgtactttaattcatttattttaaattaatcaataaatgaaaaaattattgatttaagttggtccaagaattaattaaaataaataattaatttacaacttaatctatttttcaagatgagTTCAAATCTtcttgcataaataaaatgcgatttcgaaattgattaataaaataaaaaaaaaatatattttgaaaattatttaagttgaaaaagattaaatttcaacctaaaaataattttctatttaattaagtgtcatgaaaaataaatatttaaatatcatgatgaaaatcaacttagatatttaattttcaatttaattaaatgtatcaaattcaagaaataaataattaagtgtagagaaagcttaattattaatttctagtttaatactaggaaaaaatatacttaaattaaattgtaccaaaattaattatttaaataattaatttcacaatgtataatattttcctatttaaatattagaaataataagcaGTCTAgatataactatctagaaaatatcttatttgtctaagtatcttttcaacaaaaatttgaaaactatctaatttaagttgtatagaaaaaatctagaacttaaatattttcaaatttagatttaattaaatattaaaaattaagttataaccacttactttgaaaaatattccattttaagtttaaaactaacttaaaaaatatcttaagaatctttaataactaatgcctagaattcctcaacttaattttaaatttaaataaaatattcaaatttaagttagatatgaaaaatcagttaaaataattaatttataacttaaataagaatatttcattaaataagctccagaaagaatctagttagttaaaattctttatttaattaaatacaagaaaaatacaaatagtttgtcaagaaataatatctaaaactaaaagtgtttttcttaaaattaactttaaaatattaaaatgaaaataaatttcatatattttaaaagttaattatgttgctaattcaattttattaggttaaactaatttaattaacctagcacagttattcaaatcaagcaaatgagccttcacaattggggtagttcatgtgagggggtgttgggttcagtatgtcgtacccacttctatggctcccaactctcacacaaggcccaaaagagaggaatttaaccttaaaataaataactgttattaattgaatagatccaaaaactaaatggacctaaataaaatctatcatggtgtgacattttatgtagcaacaacctatatgcatctatataataaaataaacatataggctcacacaggcacacatttggatggatcctatcatgttgctaggtcatacacagatgaaagaagattgtaaaatttacttgttacagATTATTTAATTGACCAAGGGAGCAAaaagttaaaatcagatcattggatctgtcaacaagttaaccatggctatttgcaatcaagtaataataggttttaaaaacttacaaacaagctaaaaccacatactcctgcaacaaggttagctggatagttggatgtaggatttatttaatttttaaataattaaatttcgaaaaataataaaataataaaaaatttaattttcgaattttaaaaaaaaatatttatttttcgaaattaataataaaataatatttaaaattaaacctacaattttgaaaaattaggtttcaactaacctaaatatcatttcaaaatttgctaactacttttaaaatatttaatgttattttataaataaaaattaaaaaaagataaataaatatcttttttcagattttagatttaatttaaataaataaaatgacaaaatttaaaagttagcaaaatatcttacatctatttaaaatatcatgattatagttatcttattttaaatttaaataaggtcaaattatttaaaaaaaatatttaatttaaaaaatttaatatctgaccttaaatttaaaaataagataatataatcaaatttaaaaataagatagataattaagcaaaaagatagatatttactattttcaaattcaaattacagtaatatcatgaattaaattaaaaaaaatattaattaatttaattatgataataaaaataacatgttaaatccatgaaaaagcatgaaaaatcgaagaaaaacaaaaaaaaaatgcgagctgtacagacagtatgctgagcatactgtccgcgcgcgctcaAAGGGCTGCAAGGGCGAGGAATCACGGCGCAGGGGGAaatctgcatgatttccgcgcgagGATGGGGGCTTCAGATAGGCGCTCGTCGAGCAGCTTGTCTGAATGCgtgctgtccgcgcgcgtggccCTGTTGCACGACGCTGATtttttccgaaacttcaaaaaatcataactaattcaaattaaatcgaaattgagttctgtaaaaaagtaacttgcttaattttttctatactatccaataaaaataatttcagaaacaaaatttcaattatttttcacgaaaaattaacaaacatcaatcaatcatcaaataacactcaatacaacatgaaaccatccaaataacaaacaattgttttatagtccaaatttcttgcaagaaaatcaattaccatggctctgaggccagttgttggaatttattttaccaggatcttagatctactcacaagtatattgtttaacatcctaaatatgaattttctaaaacgataaaacaaacacatataaagttaagaaaaccttacattgatgcagcggaattaatgtctccttccactcagatctctaacccttgtatcctttctgtcacagagtattatcaagatctgagcccgaatgtccttctctttgtgtgtgatccttcacagttttccattctatgattgagttaccacttgctgtgtgtgggcacttactctatcactaaggttcgaaatttatgaagaagaaaagagagagagtgatttcggccaaagaagagaaagggaaggctcagtttttctgaagagaaattttctgacagaaaaggttattcaaagttatgattttgactgagccatcactttctatttataggcaactactaggtttaggttaggaattatttggcattaaaataatgaaaatatcaatttgaaaaaccactaTAAGTGGCCGTTCAtggtgtgtgtaatgggccccacttggttttgcagtttttacaaattttatttctattttctcaaaaacgctaattttccaattctaaccatttaaatgccaaacctaattatttaataactaaaatagattattaaataatattgtcatttaatttaattattaattagacatataaagtccattaataaataaataaacttagaatctcttttctttacaatttcgcccctgcttagtgaaaattcacaaatcagacatagtctaactttagaattataattgattaatcacgaataaattattgagtcttacaagcagtatgttctcaactagaatggggaccatgaatctatatgctgagcttctaataagtgaaccgaatttactaagtaaattcctacttattaattcttcgttgaatccactcttagaacttagaattacactctcagacttatatagagcatattatatgttccacgatatagatatgctatctcatttaaccattgttataatcttattgtgatcaaagatcctctatatagatgatttacatcgagatgggataattttaccgttctcacccctcaatgtattttgccccttaaaacacttagctacctgtaaatgatgtttagtgatctaagaattagtcacttaaacaagagctaatccatttacttctatttgctaagctcgaaggaaatcatcactacaccagtagaagctatagattccatatttatgttcagcactcccactcaatcatactatcatgttcccaaaatatacgtatcaccttgacccaaaagtaggcttaactaataaatcaaagaacatgaatagcactcctgagttgagaggatttagattcttttaatcttaagatcaactactgatattgacttggaaagatataacgataagtttataatatcttaactaagttgcaatatcggtccagtccaatgtatactccatacattcgaaactagtatactttactaatgtcctggaaagaacataacacttactccaaatgtaagtacacatcatcgctgattatcacattagtgtaaatccaaaacactgatgaaacagggacttagtcttttgattcatatgatcacaatcacattccactgtgttgacgatactgtaattgtgaataaacatatgatctggatttaactgattttgtgtataaatgtaataaacatattaaaccattagcatgtaaaattcatgcaaacataaatcacttcaaatttcttatattgataactaatcagattgtaaagggttttatttagggcacaaaacccaacagtgatCGCCCCTGGTCCTAGCCGTTTGAACCATTTATACGCAGTTCCTTTACATGTGATCACGAAAAAATTTACATCTTGCCTTACATGAAACCTTTTTTCATCTTCATCAGCTCATTAAATACATCGAGATGGTACTTTGGGTTAGTGGTACCATTATAAGGTGTCATCTGTGGCTCCTTGAAGTTCAATAGTTGTGGCTCCATTTGAATCTCCCTCGTGAGAGGTAATTCTTCATCAAAATCCTCATCATCATCCAAGTCTCGTTGTGTGGCGATAGCTATCTTTCGACGTAGGTCTTGCATTCCTGCCTCCAACTCCTTCATCCTCTCGCCCATCTTCTCTCGAGGGTTAGTGAGGGGAACTTTGGTCTTCTTTGTGGTTTTCATTGGACCATGCTCTTGGGGGAGCCATATGCGATGTGCCCTCTAATATGAGACCTCTTAGATAAGTCTCTTACTTAGGTTATGGGTGTTTCCCTCAGTGAAATCTCCTTACAGTGGGTAGGCTCGAGTTGTCTTGGGACAGTTTCCTTCCATATTCATCTCTTGGGGTGCTATTAGTGGATGACATGGAATCACATTTTCTTGCATATGCAGTTGAGATCTCGTTTCCCACTCGAAAACTTTTGTGACGGAAATGCGGGGCTTGGGTTTTGCCTTTGAGTTTGTCATTCAACACATTTTGCATACCAGCCACAGTAGTTTCTAGCCTCTTGTTCTTCTGGTGGAGGCCGCTTATTTCCTCTTCATAGCAGTGAACCCGAGAGCTTGAACTCATCAAGCACACTTGCTTTTCCTTTCTAGGTCCCTTTTCGGCGACAAGAGGTTGATGTCCTCTTACTGTGGTGACCGACTGGTTTTCATCTGAGTGAACTCCATTTTCTCAGAGGCGATGGGAATGTCTTGACATCTTGAAGATGATGGTGAATGGTTTAGGAACTAACGTAGCTAGCAATTGTTGTTCCCACAGACGGTGCCAAACTGTTGACGGTGAAAACTTGTCAACTAAACTTAGTTAGAAAATCAAATGCAAAGGGATGAAGATGAAAACTTAAGAAGAGctcaaaacataaaaaagaaaatggtaTTGTATTGAATCTCTAAATTACCTTACAAATGATTCTTATCCAACCCCTTCTTCAATGGAAGAGAGAGGTATTTATAGGGAGCTCTAATGGCTCCAAAATACAAGTGTGTTAACCTGGAAACTTTTCTTGATGATGTCGATATCAATGTTTGATACGTGGCAAGAAGGGTGATGTAACGCCCTGAATAaataggcacgctacccaaaatacttatgaaaccctaatcccctaaacggaattactaatcaaaatagcgcagaatttaaacttttatattaaacagaatgaaaataaacttgtaatatatttaaacttttaaaatagttgggatcccaaaaatatttacaaacgctattacaagtcatttattcctagccgacctaaacggaaaaatagaattgaaaagttcatcactgatagacccttaacccgcttggtctgatatggcccggacatgtacattcttcgcccagctcctgcactcatggctgatgagcaatagtcttaccctttcctgcacagtagagcacctgtgagccaagcccagcaagacagtataaaacatatcaaCAATATGCTCACCATATTATATAAACAACAATGCCATTCAAATttgtctgtgtgacacagacctgcatgttgcgctcacatgcctatttatgtctacgtggcgtagacctacgtgttacgctcacacgtctaaatacaataaggccttagaacagttcatctcggttcttgttaccgagtccaacctgattatgccttgaatgcataacccttaatctcaacatatatatttatcacataattaatggtgccactgcactatttgCCTATTTGTtatagacctgcgtgttacgctcacacgcctatatatgtctatgtggcatagacctacgtgttgctctcacacgtctatatatgtctatgtggcatagacctacgtgttacgctcacacgtctatttacaataaggccttagtaaggtttatctcggttataattaccgagtctaacctggttatgccttgctcgcataactctattcatatatatttacgtaatccatacattacgttctttcagtggtttatcctgataatatataccaggtctaaccaagttatgtcttatacacataactcttg includes:
- the LOC133030440 gene encoding uncharacterized protein LOC133030440; the encoded protein is MGVVGNDRVACATFQFQEDALIWWEMVSLTRDVARMTWEEFRALFNAKYYNEVVRSAKRKEFFELVQGEGMSVTEYTTKFDRLAKLASGIVPTDFSKKEKYLAGLNAKIRHDLVITTNDTTTYAEMVHKALRAEGAVKFLQETREPLGVGGTTTLPISGSGEESVDSTFEQKKRTFPSSGSSGQGKRFRGNQNRGGRQTYSYPECPRCKKHHPGTCNRRACFQCGSVGHLKKDCPQLKKEEPKPKVKHAPAPARVFAITQADAAASPSVVSGQLLIKGFVCTVLFDSGATRSYVSSRVLDQLDRPSDIFETGFGTLLPNGELVISRKWVRSVLIRIEDKEMSADLVDLPLVEFDIILGMDFLSKYSASIDCKRKMVTFEPQNEEPFVFVGSVQGSRVPRISALKARDLLRSGCVGFLAVVVDSKELPGLPPQREIDFIIDLILGAEPVSKAPYRMAPAELKELKIQLQGMLDLGFTRPSASPWGAPVLFVKKKDGTLRMCIDYRELNKLTVKDKYPLPRIDDLFDQLQGKMVFSKIDMRSGYHQLRIREEDIPKTAFRTRYGHYEFLRLRDHKLYGKFKKCEFWLSQVSFLGHIVGKDGIMVDPGKIEAVKNWPRPKTVTEIRSFLSLAGYYRRFVEGFSKIAMPLSELTRKNQ